The nucleotide sequence TACTTGCCGTGACAAACCCGGAGCACTCCGCCGACCCCACGGCTAGCGAGTCCACCCACGACGACGCGGCCAGCGAGACCTCCGACATCCTGGCCACCGACGACCTCGCCCTGGCCCACCAGATCGCCGACGCCGCCGACGCCATCACGCTGGCTCGCTTCCTGGCCCTGGACCTGCAGGTGGACGACAAGCCCGACCTCACGCCGGTGTCCGACGCCGACCTGGCCGTGGAGCGCGCCGCCAGGGAGGTGCTGGCCGCCCAGCGCCCCGACGACGCGGTGCTCGGCGAGGAGTACGGCGGCGAGGTGACCTTCAGCGGCCGCCAGTGGGTGCTGGACCCGGTGGACGGCACCAAGAACTTCGTCCGCGGCGTGCCGGTGTGGGCCACCCTGGTGTCGCTGCTGGAGGACGGCGTCCCCACGGTGGGCGTGGTGAGCGCGCCCGCCCTGGGCCGGCGCTGGTGGGCCAGCACCGGCGACGGCGCGTGGCTGCGGGTGTA is from Rhodococcus sp. X156 and encodes:
- the hisN gene encoding histidinol-phosphatase, producing the protein MATDDLALAHQIADAADAITLARFLALDLQVDDKPDLTPVSDADLAVERAAREVLAAQRPDDAVLGEEYGGEVTFSGRQWVLDPVDGTKNFVRGVPVWATLVSLLEDGVPTVGVVSAPALGRRWWASTGDGAWLRVYGSPRRRLSVSRVDDLASASLAFSSLSGWRDAGLREQFIALSDDVWRLRGYGDFFSYCLLAEGAVDAVAEPEVSLWDLAALDVLVREAGGAFTALDGTPGPHGGSAVATNGLLQERVLSRLR